The Candidatus Binatia bacterium DNA window GAAGCGCAGGCGCTCGATCTCCGCGAAGGGGTCCTCGACAAGTACCTTTACGCAAACGCGGAGAAGCTCTTCTTCTCGGAGCGGAAGCCTCGTTACTGATCGAGTTCCGCGGGGAGTGGGGAGGTAATCTCGAGGGGGGCTCCGGTCCTCGGGTGGGCGAGTCGAAGCGCGTTCGCGTGGAGGAGGAGCCGTTGCCCCGGTGCGGCGGTGCCGTACAGCGCGTCGCCGATGATGGGTGTCCCCAGCCCGGCGGGGTCGGCGCAATGCACGCGCAGTTGGTGAGTGCGGCCGGTGTGGGGTTCGAGGAGGAGGTCGGTGGTGTTCTCCCCGCGAGCGACGACGACGAAGCGGGTTGACGCGGGTCGTCCGGAGTCCACGTCGATGACTTGCCGTGGTCTCGTCTCCATCGGACCGCGGAGGGGGAGGCGGATCTCGCCGGAGTCCTTGGCGACCCTACCCCCGACCCTGGCGCGGTAGCGCTTCGCGACGCGGCCGCTCGCGAAGGCCGCACTCAGCTGCCGGTGGGCTTCGCGCGAGCGGGCGATCACGAGGACGCCGGACGTGGCCTGGTCGAGGCGGTGCGCGGACCGCAAAAATTCGAGGGGACGGAGTAGTTCCAGCCGCGTCTCGACGCAGTCCGCAGAGGCGCTCGTACGGCCAGGAACGGAGAGCAGGCCTGCGGGCTTGTCGATCGCGAGGAGGTCGTCGTCCTCGTACAGGATATCGAGGGGGGCGTGCGGGGCTTCGTGCCCACAGAGGAGATGCCCGAGGATCGGCCCGCACTTCTCGGCACATGGTGGATAGAACCGACCGTGTTCCCGTCCGCCCGACGCAGGCGGCGGCCCCCACCAGAACTCGGCGACGCCCGTGGGTCGAATCCCGCGAAGCGCGGCTTCGTGCAGGAGCTTCGGGGCGCAACACTCGCCGGCGCCGGTCGGGATGCCCGCGTGGAAGAACTCCTCGAGGCGCGCGTAGCGACCGGCGAAGTTGAGCAGTCCGTGGGAGGCGTGCATGGCTGCCTGCAGAGTGCGGGACCGGTCGCCGCGCTCGCGACGGAGGAGGGCTCGGCGTTCGCGCAGGTCGCTGGCCGTTTCTTCCAGAGGTGTGAGGGCCTCGCGTCGTTCGCGCCGTATCGCGCGAAGACGACCGCCTTCGCGCTGGGAGATGGCCTCCATTTCCGCGAGGCGGTCGGCGGTGTCCTCGCCGGAGGCTCGCAGTGCTTCGCGCTCGTGCTCGCGAAGCCGCTTTTGTGCGTTGCGCGCTGACACGAGCGCCGCGATCTCGTGGTCGAAGCGATGGCGTGCGGTCGCGAGTGCTCGCTCTGCGCCCGTGACGTCGAGCGCTTCGATTCGGGTGCTCAACTCGGTGAGGGCCGTGAGCGTGGCCGCCTC harbors:
- a CDS encoding RluA family pseudouridine synthase, with protein sequence MTHPQGPAGESTSYRGACRVCGTHHGLERTPDAAAVAQQLMARLLHDPRFERAGKMFGVLVGESSDGSAAELHAFSGMLDGEPFAHGFVGPTRSARLTAQAEAATLTALTELSTRIEALDVTGAERALATARHRFDHEIAALVSARNAQKRLREHEREALRASGEDTADRLAEMEAISQREGGRLRAIRRERREALTPLEETASDLRERRALLRRERGDRSRTLQAAMHASHGLLNFAGRYARLEEFFHAGIPTGAGECCAPKLLHEAALRGIRPTGVAEFWWGPPPASGGREHGRFYPPCAEKCGPILGHLLCGHEAPHAPLDILYEDDDLLAIDKPAGLLSVPGRTSASADCVETRLELLRPLEFLRSAHRLDQATSGVLVIARSREAHRQLSAAFASGRVAKRYRARVGGRVAKDSGEIRLPLRGPMETRPRQVIDVDSGRPASTRFVVVARGENTTDLLLEPHTGRTHQLRVHCADPAGLGTPIIGDALYGTAAPGQRLLLHANALRLAHPRTGAPLEITSPLPAELDQ